A window of Xylophilus sp. GW821-FHT01B05 contains these coding sequences:
- the dnaX gene encoding DNA polymerase III subunit gamma/tau, whose product MSYLVLARKYRPRNFTEMVGQEHVVQALSNALQTQRLHHAYLFTGTRGVGKTTVSRILAKSLNCIGPDGQGGITDQPCGVCQACRDIDAGRFVDYTELDAASNRGVDEVQSLLEQAVYKPVAGRFKVFMIDEVHMLTNTAFNAMLKTLEEPPEYLKFVLATTDPQKVPVTVLSRCLQFNLRPMAPETVQQHLVSVLQTENVPADPQALRLLSRAARGSMRDALSLTDQAIAFGNGRLEEESVRRMLGSVDRSHVFNLIGALAEGDGRAVVDTAETLRTHGLSAASTLEEMSVVLQRMAVLQAVPQMAAAVDATDTEAVAIAALAEAMPADETQLLYSLCLHGRTELGLAPDEYAGLTMVLLRLLAFKPGAAAAAAEKKTLKTAERPVQAPVAAPAPIAKPAPVPAPAPVAVAVAPAPVPPAPPAPVARVEPPAAAAPAPVVAEPAPSDSYGDAPMPPPLDSDGPPWEQEDEREYEQNMPLAQAAPGHIATEVVAIPVRIQPEPGPRTQAREPFVPGRPVAASFTPTEEGEVWYAVVRELIAAEAISALVRELALQSQLVARDGKHWMLRVERESLNQPTSRERLRAALAQAGHADALGVEVGVVIDSPARRNAVAAAERQRRAEEIIESDPFVQQMVRDFGAKIVPGSIKPLPLQGA is encoded by the coding sequence ATGTCCTACCTCGTGCTTGCCCGTAAATACCGTCCCAGAAACTTCACGGAGATGGTCGGCCAGGAGCACGTCGTGCAGGCGCTCTCCAATGCCCTGCAGACGCAGCGGCTGCACCACGCCTATCTTTTCACCGGCACCCGGGGCGTCGGCAAGACCACCGTATCGCGCATCCTGGCCAAGTCGCTCAACTGCATCGGGCCGGATGGCCAGGGCGGCATTACCGACCAGCCCTGCGGCGTGTGCCAGGCCTGCCGGGACATCGACGCCGGCCGCTTTGTTGACTACACCGAGCTGGACGCCGCCTCCAACCGTGGCGTGGACGAAGTCCAGTCGCTGCTGGAGCAGGCGGTCTACAAGCCGGTCGCGGGCCGCTTCAAGGTCTTCATGATCGACGAAGTGCACATGCTCACCAACACCGCCTTCAACGCCATGCTGAAGACGCTGGAGGAGCCGCCCGAGTACCTGAAGTTCGTGCTGGCCACGACCGATCCGCAGAAGGTGCCGGTCACTGTGCTGTCGCGCTGCCTGCAGTTCAACCTGCGGCCGATGGCGCCCGAGACGGTGCAGCAGCATCTGGTATCCGTGCTGCAGACCGAGAACGTGCCGGCCGATCCGCAGGCGCTGCGCCTGTTGTCGCGCGCGGCGCGTGGCTCCATGCGCGATGCGCTGTCGCTGACCGACCAGGCGATCGCCTTCGGCAATGGCCGGCTGGAAGAAGAGTCGGTGCGCCGCATGCTCGGCAGCGTGGACCGCTCGCACGTGTTCAACCTGATCGGCGCCCTGGCCGAAGGCGACGGCCGTGCGGTGGTGGATACCGCCGAGACGCTGCGCACGCATGGCTTGTCGGCCGCCTCCACGCTGGAAGAAATGAGCGTGGTGCTGCAACGCATGGCGGTGCTGCAAGCCGTGCCCCAGATGGCTGCGGCAGTCGATGCGACCGATACCGAGGCGGTCGCGATAGCCGCCCTGGCAGAGGCCATGCCGGCTGACGAAACCCAGTTGCTCTACAGCCTGTGCCTGCACGGCCGCACCGAGCTGGGCCTGGCGCCCGACGAATACGCCGGCCTGACCATGGTGCTGCTGCGCCTGTTGGCCTTCAAGCCCGGGGCGGCAGCCGCCGCGGCGGAAAAAAAAACACTGAAAACGGCTGAGCGGCCAGTGCAGGCACCGGTCGCGGCGCCTGCACCGATTGCTAAGCCTGCGCCGGTACCCGCTCCAGCACCCGTCGCCGTTGCCGTCGCTCCGGCCCCGGTTCCTCCAGCGCCCCCAGCTCCCGTGGCCCGCGTAGAGCCACCCGCCGCAGCCGCGCCAGCCCCTGTGGTGGCAGAGCCCGCGCCCAGTGACTCTTACGGCGATGCGCCCATGCCGCCGCCGCTCGACTCCGACGGCCCGCCCTGGGAGCAGGAGGACGAGCGGGAATATGAACAAAATATGCCTCTAGCCCAGGCTGCGCCTGGGCATATAGCTACTGAAGTTGTAGCAATCCCGGTGCGCATACAGCCCGAGCCCGGCCCGCGCACCCAGGCGCGCGAGCCCTTCGTGCCCGGCCGGCCGGTGGCGGCCAGCTTCACGCCCACGGAAGAGGGCGAGGTCTGGTACGCCGTGGTGCGCGAGCTGATCGCGGCCGAGGCCATTAGCGCGCTGGTGCGTGAGCTGGCCCTGCAGTCGCAACTGGTCGCGCGTGACGGCAAGCACTGGATGCTGCGCGTCGAGCGCGAATCGCTCAACCAACCCACCAGCCGCGAGCGCCTGCGCGCCGCGCTGGCCCAGGCCGGCCATGCCGATGCCCTGGGCGTGGAAGTGGGCGTGGTCATCGACAGCCCGGCGCGCCG